The Fulvivirga maritima genome segment AATAATGGCAAATATGAACTAGTAACTGATCCATATAAAGGAGAGGTGAAATGGAAGGTGTCTACTTATAACGACAAATAGAGTTATGGCAGAAAGATACCATAAGGTAGGTGTTTTGCTATGGCTAATGATGTGCGTGATAGCACATGCCGGGCAAGGGCAATATAAATATCCATTTCAAAATCCTGACTTGTCAGCAGAAGAGAGGATAGATAATGCGCTTTCTCTAATGACTTTAGAGGAAAAGGCAGCTTGCCTGGGAACAGATCCTACGGTAGAAAGACTCGGAATACGCGGAACCAGTCATATGGAAGGCTTGCACGGACTGGCTGTAGGTGGACCTGGTAAGTGGGGAAGAGACCATCCGGTTACTACTACTACTTTTCCACAGGCATATGGTTTGGCAGAATCCTGGGATCCTGGCCTGATTAAAACAGTAGCAGAAATAGAAAGCGAAGAGGCGCGGTTTATCTTTCAAAACAAGAATTATGAAAGAGGAGGATTGGTCATAAGAGCTCCAAATGCTGATTTGGGACGTGATCCTCGCTGGGGAAGAACGGAAGAGTGCTATGGTGAAGATGCCTGGTTTAATGCAAAAATGACTGTGGCTTTTGCCAAAGGTTTACAAGGAGACCATCCTAAATATTGGAAAACAGCCTCTCTCATGAAGCATTTCATGGCTAATAGTAATGAAGATGGTAGAGATAGCTCTTCATCTGACTTCGGAGAGCGATTATTTAGAGAATATTACTCTTATCCTTTTTATAAAGGCATTAAAGAAGGCGGTTCTCGTGCTTTTATGGCTGCCTATAATGCTTATTATGGCATCCCTATGGCCGTACATCCTATGCTAAAAGCAATAGCGATACAAGAGTGGGGGCAAGATGGAATCATCTGTACAGATGGCGGAGCCTTTCAAATGCTGGAGAACAGTCATCATTATTATCCTGATTTAGAAAATGCAGCAGCAGGAACGCTCAAAGCAGGAATTAATCAGTACCTCGATGACTACCAAAAAGGAGTAGAAGGAGCTTTGCAAAAAGGATATATCAAAGAAGCAGACATCGATGAGGCTCTACGTGGAGTTTTTAGAGTAATGATAAAGCTGGGCATGTGGGATCCTCAGGAAATGGTGCCTTATGCACAAATCGGAGCGAAACAAAATGAAGAGCCCTGGCTTAAAGAAGATCATAAAAAGGCGGTACGTACTGTTACCGAACGGACTATAGTTTTGCTCAAAAACGAGGAGAATACTCTCCCTTTAAAGAAGGAAGAATTAAAATCAATTGCAGTACTGGGATCAGTAGGACAGGATGTTTTTTTGGATTGGTATAGTGGTACGCCTCCTTATACCATCTCTGCTTTTGATGGGATAAAAAACTATTTGAAGGATAATGTGAATGTGTTAAAAGCAGACAGTAATGATATCGCTTCTCAAGTAGAGTTAGCTCAAAAGTCTGATTTAGCGCTATTAGTGGTAGGTAATCATCCGTATTGCAATGACCCTTCATGGAAAGTGTGTGATACCCCGAGCTTCGGTAGAGAGGCGGTAGATAGAAGGTCTCTCTCCTTGGAAGAAGAGGAACTGATAAAAAAGGTTTATGAGGTGAACCCTAATACTGTGGTGGTTCTGGTGAGTAGCTTTCCATATGCTATCAACTGGACTCAGGAAAATATACCTGCCATTATTCATATGACTCATAATAGTCAGGAAATGGGTAATGCTTTAGCTAATGTGCTTTTCGGAGAAGTAAATCCAGCAGGCAGATTGGTGCAGACCTGGCCAAAATCATTAGATCAATTGCCTCCTATGATGGACTATGATATTACCAATGGCCGCACTTATATGTATTCAAAAAAAGAGCCGTTATATCCATTTGGCTATGGCCTGAGTTACTCTTCATTTTCATATCATAACCTCGCGGTCGATCAGAAAAGTATACCTGTAGAAGGAGAGTTATCGATAGAGCTTGATGTCACTAACACAGGAAGTATTGATGGCGATGAAGTAGTTCAGCTTTATGTAAAACATATTAATTCTTCAGTAGAGAGGCCTATTAAAGAATTAAAAGGATTTGGCAGGGTGTATATTCCGGCAGGTGAAACCCGAAAGGTGGTAATTCCTTTGAAAGCACAAGATTTAGCGTATTGGGATGAGCAGAAAAAGGATTTTGTAGTAGAAAAGGATAAAATCAAGGTGATGATAGGTAGTTCGTCACAGGATATAAGGTTAGAAAAAGAAATAAGAGTACGATGATAATTTCCCAAAGGGAGATTCAAGGTAATATAAAATGAGAAGAATAGTATTAGGTATTGTAATAGTTATTAGTCTGGGAATTATTTCAGCAGCCAAGGCACAAAACGATCTTTTTCATGCTGCTGAACGGGGTTTTACCAGTTGGCTTCCAGCTCCTAATTGGGAGCATGGCTTGCTTACGGGAAATGGTACCATGGGAGCATTAGTGTTTGGAAATCCTCATGAAGAAACCATTATTTTAAGTCATGGGCAGCTTTTTTTGCCAAGAGAAAGGTCTGAACAGCTTTTTGATCAATCTTCCCGGATGGAAGAAATAAAGCAGCTGATCAAAGCAGGCAAATATGAAGAAGCGGCCAAAATCCCTGTTGATATCAGGAAAGCTGAAGGGTATGCAGATGAAAGAGATCCCTTTATTCCTGCTTTTGATCTTAAAATAACTCAAGAAGCGGCTAATATTAGTAAGTATCAGAGATCTACTGATTTTGTGACAGGTGAGGCTAAAACCACTTGGGTTGATGATTTAGGTACATTTGACCGCAGAGTTTTTGTGTCCAGAGCGGATAGTGTCATCGTACTTTCCATTACTTCTGATCATCCGATAAACTGTACTATAGGCTTTAAAAACAGGCCAGTAAATTGGGATCAATGGGCCTTTGTTGGGGGACATATTGAAGGCATGACCGCAGGTGCTAGCGAAAAATGGCTTACTTATAAGAGTAATTTTAAAAAGGAATATGAAGGCAGTATTAAGTCATATGAAGGGGTCGGTAAGCTTATATTGAAAGGAGGGGCGAGCGAAGTGCGTGGTAATGAGTTAGTAATAAAAGAGGCAGAAAAAGTGCTTTTACTTATAAAAATTGACCTTAATTATAGTAAACAACAAGACATTACAGCAGCGCTAAAAAATGCCATCAATAACTTAAAACCAGAATATCAATATTTGCTGGATAGGCATACCTCTATCCAGGGAAATATATTTTCCAGAACGAAACTAGATCTACACAGCAGTAAAGATACCAAAAGCCTGCACACAGAGGAGTTGCTTTTAAATGCAGCACAAAATGGAGTTTCGAAGGCCTTGATAGAAAAGGTTTTTGATGCGGGAAGATATAATATCATCAGTAGTACGGGAGCTAACCCTCCTAATCTTCAAGGCCTATGGTCTGGCACCTGGACGGCGCCTTGGGCTGCAGACTATACTCATGATGGCAACTTACCATCTGCTATGGCCTCTTTGATGTCCGGAAATATGCCTGAGCTTATGTCTACCTATGTTAATTATATGGAAAGATATACGCCAGAATTTGAGCACAATGCCGAGAGACTTTTTGATGCCAGGGGAGTTGTGCTTCCTGCTCATACCTCTACTTCAGGGTGGCCTACAGACTTTAGCGAAACCTGGTGCCTCACCCTTTGGACAGGTGGTGCTGGCTGGGCTGCTGATATAATGTATAATTATTATTTATACACAGGAGATAAGACCTATTTAAAGGAACACTCTTACCCATGGATGAAGAAAGTGGCTTGGTTTTATGAAGATTTTTTAACTGAGAAGAAGGATGGAAAGTATTTGTTTAACCCATCATATTCACCCGAAAATAATCCTGCAAACAATAGTTCGCAAGCAGCCATTAATGCCACCATGGATGTGATGATTGCAAAGCAACTATTGAGAAATGCAATAACAGCAGGGCGAGTATTAGGAGAGGATAAAAAGCAGCTTAAAAAGTGGGAAACTATGCTAAAAAGTATGCCTGAATACACAGTCAATGAAGAAGGCGTACTTTCAGAGTGGCTATCACCTGAACTAGAAGATAACTACAGACACAGGCATGTTTCTCAGCTCTATTCTTTGTATAACTATATGGATCCGGATATTTTGAATAAACCTATTCTAAAAGAAGGAGCAGAGAAATTAATAGAGAAGAAATTGGAGTTTAGAGAAGATGAAGGCGGCGGGGAAATGGCTTTCGGATTGGTGCAGCTAGGCCTTAGTGCAGCTCACTTAAAAGATGCAGAAAAGGCCTATGATGCTGTAAAATGGCTTTCTTCTAAATATTGGTCATCAGGAATGGGCTCTTTCCATAATGTAGGCAACCTCTTAAATACAGATATAAGTGGAGGCTTGCCAGCCGTGATTATCGAAATGCTCGTGTATGCTGAGCAAGGAAAAATTTCCCTACTTCCTGCTTTGCCAGAAGAGTGGCCAGAGGGTGAACTGTCAGGAGTTCTGTTAAGAGGGCAGGTTGAGTTGAAAAAAATGAGCTGGAATTCAAAAATGCTGGAGGTTGAGCTTTTTTCTTCTGTAGGCCAAGAGGTGATAATAGAATTACCTGAAGAAATAACTAATATACAAGCTGATGGAGTAAAAGTGAATAAGATTGGAGTAGGGAAGGTGCGATTCTTTATGCCTGCAAAGAAAGGTATCAAACTGAAATTTACGTTTTAATTTTCCATGTTTTAACTTTAAGGAGGCCGTATCACAGAAAATGATCGGCCTCTTTTTTTATACTGTTTACCTCACCGAAACAAATGGCTGCCTCGTTTGTGCATTTTCCCTCGCTTTCATCACCAGCCTAAAGCATAATTTAGTGATCGAAACTAATTATTAAACCCTGACGAAAATGAATAAAATACTTCTTATAACTACTATTGTCTTTTTTACGGCCCTGTCCTTCACTCAGGCTCAGAAGTTTGAAGGCTTGGCAGAAACCCCTCCAATGGGTTGGAACAGCTGGAATAAATTTGCCTGCGATGTAAATGAGGACTTAATAAAAGAAACAGCTGATGCCATGGTAGCGAGTGGAATGAAAGATGCTGGCTACACCTATATCGTTATTGATGACTGCTGGCATGGTGAGCGAGATAGCCTTGGTTTCATACACCCTAACAAAGAGCATTTTCCTTCTGGTATGAAAGCCCTGGTAGATTATGTCCATTCTAAAGGCTTAAAATTTGGTATTTATTCTGATGCCGGATGGCAAACCTGTGGAGGTAAACCAGGTAGCAGAGGACGAGAATATCAGGATGCCCAGACTTATGCTAGCTGGGGAGTAGATTACCTTAAATATGACTGGTGTAATACGGAAGGCCTTGCAGCTAAAGGCGCTTATTTAACCATGAGAGATGCCTTATATGAAGCCGGCAGACCTATTGTTTTTAGTATGTGCGAATGGGGTACTTATGATCCATGGGAGTGGGGAGAAGATATAGCTCATTTATGGAGAACTACAGGTGATATTTATAATTGCTTTGATTGTGAATATAATCATGGCGACTGGTCTTCATTTGGAGTATTACAAATATTGGATATGCAGGAAGGTTTAAGAAAATATGCTGGCCCTGGCCATTGGAATGATCCTGATATGATGGAAGTAGGAAATGGTATGTCTGTAAATGAAGATGAAGCACATTTCTCTTTGTGGGCTATGCTGGCATCTCCGCTAATAGCTGGGAATGATTTAAGAAATATGAGTGAGGAAACTAAAAGGATTCTTACCAATAAAGAGGTTATTGCCGTAAATCAGGATCCATTAGGTATTCAAGGCTTTAAATATCAGATGGAAGACAGTGTTTCCGTTTGGTTCAAGCCACTGCAGAATAATCAATGGGCAGTATGTTTTTTAAACAGAACTAAAGAAGAAAAAGAGATAGAATTTGACTGGAAAAATGAAATGGTGAAAGATGAAATTAATGATTTATCTCCTGATTTTTCCAGTAACGAATATAACCTGATTAACCTTTGGGATAAAAAGGATAAAAGTTCAACCAAAAAGAAGTTGAAAGCTAACCTAAAGGGACATAGTGTATTAATGTACAGATTGGAAAAGAAGAAGTAAACTCACCAAGGTGATTTTTCCGTTCAAAAGAATTTCATTTTGATAAATAACTTCATGATTATTATCTTGACTGATTATTTAAAATTCAAATGGACGGAAAATCATTATTTACACTCGTTTTTTTAATTCTTGGATGTAATCCGGCAGCTAAACTTAGCGTAGAGAATTTAAAAGAAAATCAACCTTTAGCAGAAACAGAGGGCATAATAAAAGAGTTGGCTTCTGATAAATTTAATGGTAGGAAATCAGGTCATGCTGATTTTGAATTAGCGCTGAGTTACACTGAGGGCTATTTGGAGAAGGAGGGAATTAGGCCCTATTTTGAAGAAGGCTATAGAGATGTTTTTCAAGTGAAAGGTAAGTCTACTGCCAATATCGTAGCTTTTATTGGAGATAAAGCAAAAAACAAGAAATATGTTCTCATTGGAGCGCATTTGGATCATTTGGGGCCATCACCTAGTCGTACCGATACTGTTTTTAATGGAGCTAATGATAATGCCAGTGGAGTAACTACAGTGCTGCAAATGTCTAAAGAACTAAGCAAATTGAAATTCGATTATAATGTCATTATTGCTCTCTTTGGGGCTGAGGAGGCAGGTTTGGTAGGTTCTAAACATATGGCCAAAAGGCTGAAGGAAGAAGGTATAGACTTAGCCTATATGCTCAATTTCGAAATGCTAGGTAAAACCTTAAGCACGGGAGAAAATGAGGTGTATATGACCGGGTTTAATAAATCAGATTGTGCAGCTAAAATGAATGAAATTGCAGGGAAGGAGTTTGTGAAATTTTTGCCAGTAGCTTCTACCTATGGTTTATTTCAAAGGTCTGATAATTATGCCTTTTTCAATGAGTTTAATATTCCTAGTCACACATTTTCAACCTTTGACTTCGAAAATTACAAGTATTATCATGATGAAGCAGACGAGGTGAGTGAGCTGGATTTAGAAAATATGAATACAATCATTAATAGCGCCACTTACGTGGTTGCCAAAATGCTTCAGAATAAGGTTGAACCTATTTTGGTGACGTCAGAGAAGTAAAGAATATATAAGCCCAGGCAAATCAATGGCCTGGGTTCTTTTTACATGAAGATTTCTTTCAAAAGAGGCTTTAAATCCGCCAATTGAGTAATTACCTTTCCGCCATGAGACTCGATAAAGTACTGTACTTGTAGGTTCACAGTAGAGCCTTCATTATCTGCAGATAATCTAAAATCACCTCTATAGCCAATAATGGGTTTTTCTAATGCTGTAGCGAAACCAATTTCCGCAGCTGTACCACTGTCTACATCCACACCATCAAGTATAGCCACAACACCACTGCACTCACGTATAGCCTGAGCGTTATTTGCTCCTATTACTTTATTTAACTCTGACCATTTTTGCTTTTTCTCAGGGCCATATGGCATATCCATTACAGGTTGCATGAGCTCGCGAGAAGTGAGTTTCCAGGGATCTAGGATCTCATATCCCTGTTCTTCTATTATTGGAATAATGTTTCCATACATAAAAGCTCTTCCTGCTTCAGAAAAGCCCAGCGGGGAGGCTACATATATTTTTTTTGACATAGTTAATCTTGTCTCAACGGGTTTTAAATTGAAGATATAAATATATACAAATTCGAAGATACCACTTATTCTTTAAAAATTGTTTAATTGCAAGCTGCAAAGCAGAGATCGCAAATTCATGTTTAAAGCATATTTTGAAAGTTTTAGGAGTAAAGTGCCTCTTAGTATTGAAGAAGAGGAAGTAATAGCCGGTTATCTTTCTACCCGCACAGTAAGTAAGAAGGAGTTGATATTAAATGCAGGCGAGGTATGTAATGCAGCCTTTTTTGTTTCTATCGGGTTATTGCGAGCCTTTACCATAGATGAAAATGAAAGTCAGCATACTGTTCAGTTTGCTCCGGAAGGGTGGCTCATTTCTGATCTATATAGTTTTATCACAGGAGAAAAAGGCACTTTTAATATAGAAGCCATTGAAAATTCTGAGTTGGTGGTGATTACCAGTGAGGCTCATGAGGAAATGCTGGAGGTATGCCCTAAGTATGAAAAGCTCACCCGTATCCAAATGACTAATGCTTATGTGGCATTACAGAAACGTATTAATTCCAGTGTTACAGCGGGAGTAGAGGAGCGTTACCTCAGCTTTGTGAATAGTCATTGTGATCTGGCTCAGCGTGTGCCTCAAAAAATTATAGCGTCTTATTTAGGTTTAACCCCAGAAACCTTGAGTAGGATAAAGCGCCGTTTAGCGGAAAAGGGAGAGTAATGCTCCAATTATCGCTCTACCCTTATTTCTTGATTTGAATCAAGGGCTTATGCTGCTAACTAGGGTTATCTTTGTATACAAGTTTGGCGCTTATAGTGCTCGTAGTCATAAAAGTGCCCTAAAATAGCATTCAATGCATAGAAAGGAATTTTTAAGAAATATATTAACAGGAGTAGCAGGGATGACAACTTTATCAGCTTTCAATAAATTTACTTCAGGCTTAGCAGAACAAGACTATCTAATGCCTGTATTGTTCATAGGTCATGGTTCGCCTATGAATGGAATAGAAGACAATGAGTTTTCAAGAAGGTGGGCCTCTATGGCTCAGGAAATACACAAGCCTAAAGCCGTCTTGGTAGTATCGGCTCATTGGTATACTCGCGGAACCAAAATTACAGCTATGGACTTCCCTCAAACCATACATGATTTTGGAGGATTCCCTCAAGAGCTTTTTCAAGTGCAGTATCCTGCTCCGGGTGATCCTGAGTTGGCCAAAGAAACAGTTAGTTTGTTAAAATCAACTCATGTAGAGTTAGATCATGACTGGGGCTTAGATCATGGAACCTGGACAGTAGTAAGACACATGTATCCAGATGCCAAAATACCAGTACTACAGCTCAGTATTGACTACAGTAAAGGAGCTCAGTATCATTATGAATTGGCAAAGGAACTTTATGAGTTAAGAAAAAAAGGAGTGCTTATTATCGGTAGTGGTAATATGGTTCACAACCTGAGAATGGTAGCTTGGGATAAAATTAATGATACTTATGGATATGATTGGGCGCTGGAGTTAAATGACACCTTTAAATCGCTCATTACTTCAGGAGATCATAAGCCTTTGATCAAGTATGAATCTTTGGGTAGAGCTGCTAGCCTGGCTATCCCTACTCCTGATCATTACTTCCCACTGATGTATACTTTAGGTCTAAAAACAGATAAGGATAAAGTATCGTTTTTTAATGACAGAGCGGTGGCTGGCTCCCTCACTATGACTTCAGTAAAGATCGGTTAATTGAGATGTAATGTAACAGTAGGGGTGATTTATAGGTAATAATTATTACACAAAAATACATCAAAGGGAGGATTTAACATATGACCTCCCTTTTTGCAACAAATAAACACCTTTCACTAGATAGATTTTCTGCATTTTTGAGAACTATTTAACTGTTAACAAATTTACAACTCATGAATATTTTTATACGATTTTCAAGGGCGGCTTTGCTATTGTGCATGGTGGCCTGTACTACTGTAGAAACTACGGAGGTATCAGAAAAGGAAGAGCCTAAAAATCCTTTGATGCTTCATGAAAAGGAGATTGATGATCTCATAAGCAAAATGACATTGGAAGAAAAAGTGGGAATGATCCACGCTAGCTCTTCTTTTACTTCTGGTGGAGTAGAGCGGTTAGGTATCCCTGAACTTACCATGTCAGATGGTCCTCACGGAGTAAGACCTGAGCATGGCCGTGACTGGGCATTAGATAATGAAGGAACTGACTCTGCCAGCTATCTTCCAGCAAGCATCACTTTGGCTTCTACCTGGAATCCTGAACTAGGTTACGCCTATGGAGAGGTATTAGGTAGTGAGGCCAATAAGAGAGGCAAAGATGTGATTCTTGGTCCTGGTATTAATATTATGAGAACGCCGCTTAACGGACGTAACTTCGAATACCAAGGTGAAGACCCTTATCTGGTTTCTAAAATGGCTGTGGGATATATCCGCGGAGTGCAAGATCAAGGTGTTGCAGCATCTTTAAAACATTATCTTGCTAATAATCAGGAAATAAAAAGATCTTCAATTAATGTGGAGATGAGCGAAAGAGCCCTTAGAGAAATCTATCTGCCTGGATTTGAAGCAGCAGTAAAAGAAGGTAATGTTTATACTGTTATGGGTTCATATAATCAGTTTAGAGGTCAATTTGCAACTCATAATGAATACCTAATTAATGATGTGTTGAAAGATGAGTGGGGTTTCAAAGGTCTTGTAATGAGTGACTGGGGAGCTGTTCATGATACTAAACAGGCATTGGAATATGGTACTGATATAGAAATGGGAACTGATCTTAATCAAATGCCTAATATTGATTACTCTAAATTTTTCATGGGAGATACTGTACTCACTTTAGTAGAAAATGGAACTATAGATGAAGCTCTTATTGATGATAAAGTTCGTCGTATCCTTAGAGTAATGTATGCTACTCATATGTTTGACGAAAGACCAGGTGGTAGCATCAATACACCTGCCCATCAGAAAACTGCTGAAAAAGTAGCTGAAGAAGGAATTGTATTATTAAAAAATGATGGATTCTTGCCGCTAAGCAAAGAGGTGAAGAAGATAGCCGTTATTGGTGCTAATGCAGATTACAGCATGTCAATGGGCGGAGGCAGTAGCCAGGTAAGAGCGATACATGAAATTACACCATTAAAAGGAATCAAAGCCGTGGTAGGAGATAAAGTAGAGATTACTTATGCCCCAGGTTTTGAAATATCTAAAGAAGAAGCTGTAAATGAAACTTTAGTGGCAGAAGCTGTTAAAGCAGCTGCGGAAGCTGATTATGTAGTATATGTTGGAGGCTGGAATCACGGTTTTGGAACAGACTGGAATGCTGGACGCTATGACATGGAAGGCGTAGATAAACCCAGCTTAAAAATGCCTGTTCAGCAAGATGAATTGATCAAAAAAGTAATTGCTGCTAACCCTAAAACAGCAGTAGTGCTAATGGGAGGTGGAGCTATGGATGTGAGCCAGTGGTTGGCTGATGTTCCTGCTATTTTGTTTGCCGGATACCCTGGGATGGAAGGAGGAACAGCATTGGCTAAAATCCTCTTCGGAGATGCTAACCCTTCAGGTAAACTTACTTTCACATTCCCTAAGTCATTAGAAGATTCTCCAGCTCATGCTATGGGTGAGTATCCTGGTGACGCTGACACTTTAAATGTTCATTATAATGAAGGTGTGTTTGTAGGTTACAGATATAATGATACTTATAATGTGGAACCTCAATTTGCGTTTGGTCACGGATTGTCTTATACTACTTTTGAATTGAAGGATCTTAAAATATCTAAAACAGGAAATACTTTAGTTGGTAATGTAACCGTAAGCAATACTGGTGATAAAGAAGGCGCAGAAGTAGTGCAGATTTATGTTCATGATGTAGAATCATCAGTAAAAAGACCGGTGAAAGAATTAAAGGCCTTCGAAAAAGTATCATTAAAACCTGGAGAGAGTAAAAACATCACTTTCCAACTAAATGAAGATGCTTTCAAGTATTACGATGAAGCTAAACACGGCTGGATTTTAGAAGCAGGAGATTTTGAAATTTGGGTTGGAAGTGCTTCTGATGATATTCAATTGAAGGAAACCGTTACTATGTAACAGGATATATTTATAAATAATTGAAAAATAGAAAAGAGGTCATAACTCGCGAGAGTATGACCTCTTTTTTATATCTAAAGATTATAGATTTGTAATTGTGTATCTATTTCCATCTTTTACTACTCTTAAGTAATCTACTACCGCACCTTTATCACTGGATAAAAAGTAGCTCTCATATAGCATATTTTCGTTAGCATCTATTCCATTTAAGTAAAGAGAGTAATCCACTCGGTCTTTGGAATTATAAAGTTCTACTTTAATTGTATAAGCACCATCGCCATAGTAGCTTAAAATGGAAACATCTTCAAAGCCATACCCTGCTGAACTAGCGATTTCCTCAGTACCTTTATA includes the following:
- a CDS encoding glycoside hydrolase family 3 C-terminal domain-containing protein — translated: MNIFIRFSRAALLLCMVACTTVETTEVSEKEEPKNPLMLHEKEIDDLISKMTLEEKVGMIHASSSFTSGGVERLGIPELTMSDGPHGVRPEHGRDWALDNEGTDSASYLPASITLASTWNPELGYAYGEVLGSEANKRGKDVILGPGINIMRTPLNGRNFEYQGEDPYLVSKMAVGYIRGVQDQGVAASLKHYLANNQEIKRSSINVEMSERALREIYLPGFEAAVKEGNVYTVMGSYNQFRGQFATHNEYLINDVLKDEWGFKGLVMSDWGAVHDTKQALEYGTDIEMGTDLNQMPNIDYSKFFMGDTVLTLVENGTIDEALIDDKVRRILRVMYATHMFDERPGGSINTPAHQKTAEKVAEEGIVLLKNDGFLPLSKEVKKIAVIGANADYSMSMGGGSSQVRAIHEITPLKGIKAVVGDKVEITYAPGFEISKEEAVNETLVAEAVKAAAEADYVVYVGGWNHGFGTDWNAGRYDMEGVDKPSLKMPVQQDELIKKVIAANPKTAVVLMGGGAMDVSQWLADVPAILFAGYPGMEGGTALAKILFGDANPSGKLTFTFPKSLEDSPAHAMGEYPGDADTLNVHYNEGVFVGYRYNDTYNVEPQFAFGHGLSYTTFELKDLKISKTGNTLVGNVTVSNTGDKEGAEVVQIYVHDVESSVKRPVKELKAFEKVSLKPGESKNITFQLNEDAFKYYDEAKHGWILEAGDFEIWVGSASDDIQLKETVTM